The DNA sequence AATCGGCGTGCGCATGGCCATCGGCGCCGGACGCGCCCGCATCGTCCGCCAACTGCTCACCGAAAGCGCCGTCATCGCGAGCCTCGGCGTCGCCGCCGGACTCCTTCTGGCGCGCTGGCTCATCGCCTGCCTGCCTTCCCTGATCACGCCGCCGGGCGACATGTATATCCATTTCGAATTCCGTATGGACGCCCGTGTGCTCGCCTGCACCCTGGCCCTCTCTCTCCTCACAGTCCTGGCCTTTGGCCTCTTTCCCGCCCTGCGCGCCTCCAGTCCCGACGTGGTTACGGTGCTGAAAGGTACTGACCAGACGGCACCCGCGCGCCGCCGTTCGCGCGGCCTGCTGGTGATCATGCAGGTGGCCCTGTCCATGCTCCTGCTCACCATCTCCGGCCTGCTGGTGCGTACGTTCCTCTACAGCATGAACCTCGATCTCGGGTTCCAGCGCAAGGATGTCCTGGTGGCCGATATCCTGCTCTCCGGCGAGTCGGCCCAGGTCCGCGAGTCCTACCGCCAGATCCTGGAACGCCTGCGCGCCACGCCCGGAGTCCGCCAAGCTACTTTAGCCATGCGTCCGCCGCTCTGGGGCTCGGAAGGCGGTACGGCCCAGCGCATCCATCTCCCCGGCCGCACCGTCCCGCCCGGCACTCCGGAACCAGCCGTGAAGTTCAATGTCATCGGCCCGGACTACTTCCGGACCCTCGGTATCCCACTCCTGCGCGGCCGCGATTTCGAATCGAGCGACAGCGCCGGCGCGCCCCCGGTCGTCATCGTCAGTGAATCCATGGCGCAGCGCCTCTGGCCGAATCAGGACGCAGTCGGGCAGTTCCTCCACGCCGATTCCGATCCGGACGGCGTCAACCGGCAGGTCGTCGGCATGGCCAGGGACGCCCGGATCAACTCGATCCTCGAGGCGCCCGAGCCCTACTTCTACCTGCCCTACACCCAGTCGGATCGTGAAAGTACCCTAATTCTCGTCGAAACCACCGGCGATCCGCTGCGTTTTGCGGGTCAGTTTCGAGCCACTGTGGCGGCCGTCGACCGGCGGGCGCCCGTGCTAACCCTCTCCACCCTCGGCCTGGTCGTCCGCTCAAACATGTATGTACAGCAGTTGGCGGCCACCGTGGTGGGCGGCCTCGGCCTGATTGCCCTGATCCTGGCCGCCGTCGGATTGTACGGCGTCATCTCCTACACGATGGTTCAGCGGACCCGCGAGATCGGCATCCGCATGGCCATCGGCGCCCAGCGGTGGGACGCCTTGCGCCTCATCCTGGGGCAGGGCCTCCGCCTGTCGGGCATCGGCATCGCCGCTGGATTCGCCGCCGGATTCGCGGCCGGACCGCTCTTTGCGAGCCTGATCTACGGCATCAGCCCGCGCGATCCGCTCACCTTTGCCTGCGTGGCTCTGCTGATGCTACTGGTCTCGCTGGCGGCCAGCTACATACCGGCCCGCCGGGCCACGAGGATCGACCCCCTACGGGCCGTTCGCCACGAGTAATCGTCCGGGTTTGCCGCTTAGTCCTTCTGAACCCGGTAGGCCACGACTTCCGCGCGCGGGGCCGTGACATTGATGTTGTCGACTCCCAGCAGCAGCTCGAAATGCGGCACGCGGTCGTCTGAAAGCGTGATCGTCTCCAGGAACCGGCCCAGGGTCGATGGGTTCAGCAGGAAATCGGCCGCGCCTTCCGTGCCGGGCGTGTTCAGCCCCGAGAGAATCAGGACATGTTCATTGCTGGTCAGCCCGCGATTGAACTCAATCAGCGCGTAGGAGTGGGTCGCGCCTTCCACCCGGCTCCACCGGTACACTGGCAGTTCCGAGCCGTGCGGCGCCCGGTTCTGGATGTAGTCCCGGAGTTCCTCCGTGAAGAGGCCCTGGAAGTTGTTCTTCTGGTCGAACAATTCCACCCACGGATTCGCCCGGCGGGCACCAATCAGTACGGCGTTGGCGCCTTTCAGGTCGGCCATGCCCAGTTCACGGGACGGACGGACTACCGCGCGGCGGAAGTCGATGGATGGCTGCCGGGCCAGCCGCCAGCAGAAACTGAGGTCGACATTGTTCGTGAACGGGCGGTCGCGCAATCCTGAGATCCAGTTGCCCTGGATGTCCGGCTGCGGCGGGAACTTCTGCCAGAAATCCCGAGCCAGATATTCGCTCAGCGCGACGGAACTGCGCGTGTAGCCTTCGAACAGGACCAGCGCTGTGTCGGAGGACACCACCATGGTCGGGCGGTCCGCATTGAAAACCTGGCCCCAGAACTGGCGCACCAGCATTTGAGGCCGCGAGGGAGTAGTCCAGCGATAGACGGCATAGCCCACCACGGCCAGCACCAACACGCCGGCTGCCCACCAGCGTAGGGCGGGGCGGCGGCGCACCGGCGGTGCCACCTCGGGCGGGGCCTCCGGCTCCGGGTCCGATACTGTACCGAATACGGGTAGATAGGCGCCTTTGGGAACCTGAATCCGGATGGCCTCCTGGCGGCCCTCCTCGGCGTAGTACTCGTCCAGTTTCCTCCGCAACAGCCGCGCGTGCGAGCGGACGATGTTGTCCTCGCTGGCGTTGTAATCCGGCGGCCGTTCGAAGACATGGATGCCCACGTGCTGTTCGCTGACCTCGTCCACCCGCCCCAGGATGGCGCACTCGCAGACGTAGATCAAAAAGGCGGAGAGCCGGGCTGACTTGAGGAATCCGGGTGATGCGAGGATGCGCTGCACCGCGGCCCAGCGAGGATCGTTCTCGACTCTGGCCCGGTCCAGCGGATTGAGCGCATCGCGGGCGCCAGAGGAACTCGACATCAAACCAATCCTCGCAGCTTGCGTTCGGGAGCGTTCCGGCCCACGCCGCAGCGCTTGTTGGCAGCACCTGTCCAGGGGCTAACGGGACCGTTACCGGTACCCTTCACCTGGACCCCGCCGAGGCAGGAAAGCCGCGAAAGGGGTCTTTACTTTCAAGAGTATAGCATGCGTTTTACGGTGAAATGCACCGTGAACCACTGAACTTAGGTGAACCCTGGGGGCAAGAATCAACGTAGTGCAGGTTGATGCCCGGGTCTTCCGTCCGAGTCCGCGTGGAGCAGGTCCCTCAGTCTTTCCAGGTTGATCGCCCGCTCATCCAGGTGCGGCGGCGCCCGCGCGTATTCACAGTGCACCCGAGTTGCGACCACCACGAAAGGACTACACCATGAAATCCAGGAGCGCAGTATGGCTCTGGGGCGTGTATCTCGCATCGGCGACCCTATGGGCCCAGACGACTGGCACCATCGTCGGACGCGTGACGGATCCAAGCCTCGCCGCTATTCCGCAAGCCCGCGTCGAGTTAACCAATGAGAGTACCGGCATCACCGAAGTGCGCACCCCCGGCGCCGAGGGCGACTTCGTCTTCCAAAGGTTGATTCCGGGCAACTATCGCCTGACGGCCAGCGCCGACGGCTTCAAGACCATCGCCAAACGCGGTATCCCTCTCCTGGTGAACCAGACCGCGCGTATCGACCTCCAACTGGAACTGGGCAGCGTGAGCTCAACTGTTGAGGTGCAGGCCACCGCGCCCATTGTCCAGTCGGAGACCTCCTCCGTCGGCAACGTCGTGGACAGCAATCAGGTGCGGTCGATGCCTTTGAACGGCCGCACCGGCATCAACGGGCTGATGGCCATGGCCCCCGGCGTCCAACAGGCCGGATCGAACCCGGCCATTGCCGGAGCGGCCTATCGCGGCGGCACGGGCCAGACCGTCGACGGCGTCTCGAACGACGATGCCATCGGCGAACGTCTGCTGGGCCAGATGCTGTCGCTGGACGGCGTGGCCGAGTTCAAGGTCATTGCCAACGCGGCGCCGGCCGAGTTCGGCAAGAGCGCCCAGGTGGTCATCGCCTCCAAGTCTGGTGGCAATGTGATCCACGGCAGCCTGTTTGAATTCAATCGCAATGCCGTCACCGCGGCCAAGACCCACTCGGCCCAACTGCTGGCCAAGCCTCCTTTCAACCGCAATGAATACGGTGGATCCGTGGGCGGCCCGGTGATCAAGAACAAACTGTTCTATTTCGGTTCGTTTGAGGGGCTGCGGCTGGTGCAGTCCAGCACAACGCAGATGTCCATGCCGCGTACCGCCATGAAGGGCGGCGACTTCAGTTCGTTCCTGCCCGGCACCGTCATCAAGGACCCGCTCGCCGGAGGCACTCCATTTGCCAACAACATCATCCCCTCCAATCGCATCAGTTCCGTTTCCCAGCAGTTCCTGAAGTACATGCCGGATCCGAACCTGCCCGGTCAGGGTGCGACCGGCCTGGGCACGAACTTCGTCGCGAATGTCCCGCAGCATCAGCCGAACGACCGCTATTCCGCCCGTGGCGACTACCAGATCACCGATCGGGATATGGTCTCCGTCCGCTACTTCTGGACCAACAACGGCCCGTACAGCACGGCCGGTGGCGGCGTGCCCTTTGGTAATTGGGACGGCTTCGGCATCAGCACCAAGAATCTGGCCGCCCAGTACACGCGCGTCTTCACCCCCACCATCGCCAACGTCTTCCGCATCGGCCTGAACTACTGGGAAGACTACCGCATGCCCCAGAATCACGACCTGGATCCGAGCAAGTTCATCCCCGGCGCCACCCCTCCGCTGGAAGGACTGGGCGGCCTTCCAACCATCTCGATGACTGGCTTCCAAACCCTTTCCGACCAGCCCGGCTCCGGCGACGTCAATCACCAGCGGCAGTTCTCCGACAACCTGAGCTGGGAGCGCGGCAAGCACAGCTTGAAGTTCGGCGTCGATTTCGCTCGCGTCGACGTCATCAATCGCCAGAACTCCTCGCCCTATCGCGGCTCCTTTGCCTTTGACGGCCGCTACACCGGCAACTCCTTCGCCGACTATCTGTTGGGCGACATCTCCACCAGTTCGCGGGCCACCAGCAACTTCGTCCTCGACGACGTGAACTACCGCTTCTCCGCCTATGCGCAGGACGACTGGCGGGTCAACTCGCGGCTGACTGTGAACGTCGGGCTCCGCTACGACTACCAGACACCTTGGGAGAAGAACAACGACCTGGCGGTGTGGGATCGCGGCGCCAACGCGCTGGCTGTGATCAGCGGCACGGCGGATCCCATCTGGTCTGGAGTCGTCCCGGTCGTGGACGCCAACACGCTGGGCCTCGACCGCTCCAATTACATGACTCTGGGCAGCCGCAACTTCGCACCGCGCATCGGCTTGGCCTATCGCCCGTTTGGCACCACGAAGTTCGTGATCCGCGCCGCCTACGGCATCTACTACAACGTGATGGGTGAGTACGACGGCGCGGTCGACCTGCGCGACCTGGGCCTGAATCCGCCCTTCCGTGCGTCGCAGACCTTTCTCGGCAGTAACAACGGCATCCCGAATCTGACCTGGACCGACGCATGGGCTGGTACCGGTTCCTCGTCCACCAGCAGCCCGCCCAATCTTTACGCGGTGGACAAGAACTTCCAGATCGGCAACTCCCAGCAGTGGAACTACACCATGGAATGGGAACCGGTGAAGAACACGGCCGTCCGCGCATCCTATGTCGGCAGTAAAGCCACCCACTTCGTCCAGGCCGTCAACATCAACGATCCCCTGCCGTCGTCGCTGGCCGTTCAGCCCCGCCGCGCCTACCAGCCCTGGGGCAACATCTACTACTACCAGTCCGACCGCAATCTGGCTTTGAACCAGATTCAGTTGGGTGCCACCCGGCGCACCGCGTCGGGCCTCAGCTTCGGCGCCGAATACCAGTTCACTCGCGCCCTCGGCGGGCCCTATGACGGAGCCCTGCCGACCACCTGGACCAACCTTCGGCTGGATCGCGGCAACAGCTCGCAGTATGTGAAGAACTACCTGGTGGCCAACTACATCTATGAACTGCCTGTCGGCAAAGGGAAGCCTTGGCTTTCCAACGTGTCGGGCCTCACCAGTAAGCTGGTCTCCGGTTGGCAGGTGGCCGGCATCGCCACCTTTGCCAGTGGCAACTTCCTGTCCGTCACCTTCAACAGCAACAAGACCGGCTGGCCCAGCGGCCGCGCCGATATCATCGGCGATCCGGGCGCGGCGCTGAAGAACGAAACCCAGTGGTTCAACCCGGCTGCCTATGCGGTCCCGACGGCCTACACCTTCGGGAACTCGGCGCCCAACAGCATCGTCGGACCCGGTTCGGTGAACTGGGATACAGCGCTTTTCAAGATGACCTCCATCACCGAGCGGATCAATCTGGAACTGCGCGGCGAAGCATTCAACGTACTGAACCACGCCAACCTGGGCAATCCCGGCACGAACATCAGCGTGCCGGCCAGCGTCGGCATCATCACCTCGCGTAACGGATCGAGAGTGGTGCAGTTTGGAGCGCGCCTGACATTCTAGGCGGGCGCTCGAAAGACGGAAAGACGGCTCCCCGGTTCTGCCGGGGAGCCGTTTGCTATTGCAGGCCGCTTCGGTTGATCCAGGAGCGCCGGTAACTGTGCTCTGGATCATCGCGATCATCAACGTGTAGCGGGCTATAATGCCGATGAGATGCGAGGATCACGTCCGCCCTCCGGCTGGGTCTGCTGTGCTCTCATGGCGCTGTCCATGCCGCTGGGCGCCGGTCAGGCGAGTGCGAACGCGCCGCCCACCGCGGCGGAAACCCGTGCGTTGGCATGGAAGACGCTCACCGCGCGGGTATCGCAGGAGAAATACCTGAGTCATTCGTTGGCGGTCGAAGCGATCATGCGCGCAATGGCCGGGAAGCGGGATGACCTAGACCTGTGGGGCTTGGCCGGACTGCTGCATGATGTCGACATCGCCACCACCGCCGGCGATCCCACCCGCCACGGTGTGGATGGTGCGCAGACACTGAGAAGGCTGGGCTTCAGTGAAGCAGTGGCATACGCGGTGAATGCGCACGACGATCGTGCCGGGGTGGCACGGATCAGCCGGATGGACCACGCACTCTTTTGCGCCGACCAGTCCTACTGGCTGCTGCGAGCCGCCGCCCCTGCGTTTCCGTCCGCTGAGTTCAATGCCGCCAAACCGGACGACCTCTGGGAGAAGGCCCGGGCACTACCCTCGAAGCAGCCGATGATTGGGGTGATTTCGGCGGAGTGCGAGAAGGCAACGTTCAGCATGACGGCGGTGTTCGCGATGGTCCACGAGGTCTTGAAACAGGCGCCGCTACGCTCGCCGCTTTAGGCAACGTCTCAATCCAGTGCGCGCCCGCAAGTTATTGCATGGCGGCCCAGGTTACCGGCGGCCTCCTCGGAATCCACCGCCCATGGAGCGCATGCCGCCCATGGAGCGCGTGCCAAACGACCGGGTACCCATCGATGGGCGAGACATGCCGCGGCCGGCCGTCCCACCACCAAACCCGGGCCGCGACTGCGCAACGATTCCGCTTCGCGCCGCCTGGGCCGCGGGACCGCGCTGCAGGTTCAGCCCGGAGGGGCCGATCCGGCCGGGCCGCGGCGCAAAGGCGTAGTGATGCACTCCGCCGTAGTAGCGCGACGGATA is a window from the uncultured Paludibaculum sp. genome containing:
- a CDS encoding ABC transporter permease encodes the protein MDRLGEYWRRLAFFLRRRQFEQDLEEEMRFHTESKTDAHCDDGLPAAEARYLAQRQFGNQTLLAERSREMWSGHALEVIAQDARYAFRQLLRAPGFTAVAVLCLAVGIGVNSTVFSLVDGMWMRPLPVKNPGELVYLSLATDRDRFGGVSFPEYEDFRDQAKTLAGLTVTQRRGPILTGDGFADPAMSNVVSEDYFSVLGVSAQVGRVFTKLDRDGGPVVVMSDSLWRRRFGADPSIVGKPVRLGRLYTVIGIAPRGFRGIEQWIDSDFWIPMSSWDPSQGGERAQRDSQSFAALGRLRPGISMTQARAEIDGIARNLERAYPRSNKGRHGVLYSALEYRLRSAGAMAGILLGIVGLVLLIACANVANLLLARAGVRSREIGVRMAIGAGRARIVRQLLTESAVIASLGVAAGLLLARWLIACLPSLITPPGDMYIHFEFRMDARVLACTLALSLLTVLAFGLFPALRASSPDVVTVLKGTDQTAPARRRSRGLLVIMQVALSMLLLTISGLLVRTFLYSMNLDLGFQRKDVLVADILLSGESAQVRESYRQILERLRATPGVRQATLAMRPPLWGSEGGTAQRIHLPGRTVPPGTPEPAVKFNVIGPDYFRTLGIPLLRGRDFESSDSAGAPPVVIVSESMAQRLWPNQDAVGQFLHADSDPDGVNRQVVGMARDARINSILEAPEPYFYLPYTQSDRESTLILVETTGDPLRFAGQFRATVAAVDRRAPVLTLSTLGLVVRSNMYVQQLAATVVGGLGLIALILAAVGLYGVISYTMVQRTREIGIRMAIGAQRWDALRLILGQGLRLSGIGIAAGFAAGFAAGPLFASLIYGISPRDPLTFACVALLMLLVSLAASYIPARRATRIDPLRAVRHE
- a CDS encoding carboxypeptidase regulatory-like domain-containing protein, with the protein product MKSRSAVWLWGVYLASATLWAQTTGTIVGRVTDPSLAAIPQARVELTNESTGITEVRTPGAEGDFVFQRLIPGNYRLTASADGFKTIAKRGIPLLVNQTARIDLQLELGSVSSTVEVQATAPIVQSETSSVGNVVDSNQVRSMPLNGRTGINGLMAMAPGVQQAGSNPAIAGAAYRGGTGQTVDGVSNDDAIGERLLGQMLSLDGVAEFKVIANAAPAEFGKSAQVVIASKSGGNVIHGSLFEFNRNAVTAAKTHSAQLLAKPPFNRNEYGGSVGGPVIKNKLFYFGSFEGLRLVQSSTTQMSMPRTAMKGGDFSSFLPGTVIKDPLAGGTPFANNIIPSNRISSVSQQFLKYMPDPNLPGQGATGLGTNFVANVPQHQPNDRYSARGDYQITDRDMVSVRYFWTNNGPYSTAGGGVPFGNWDGFGISTKNLAAQYTRVFTPTIANVFRIGLNYWEDYRMPQNHDLDPSKFIPGATPPLEGLGGLPTISMTGFQTLSDQPGSGDVNHQRQFSDNLSWERGKHSLKFGVDFARVDVINRQNSSPYRGSFAFDGRYTGNSFADYLLGDISTSSRATSNFVLDDVNYRFSAYAQDDWRVNSRLTVNVGLRYDYQTPWEKNNDLAVWDRGANALAVISGTADPIWSGVVPVVDANTLGLDRSNYMTLGSRNFAPRIGLAYRPFGTTKFVIRAAYGIYYNVMGEYDGAVDLRDLGLNPPFRASQTFLGSNNGIPNLTWTDAWAGTGSSSTSSPPNLYAVDKNFQIGNSQQWNYTMEWEPVKNTAVRASYVGSKATHFVQAVNINDPLPSSLAVQPRRAYQPWGNIYYYQSDRNLALNQIQLGATRRTASGLSFGAEYQFTRALGGPYDGALPTTWTNLRLDRGNSSQYVKNYLVANYIYELPVGKGKPWLSNVSGLTSKLVSGWQVAGIATFASGNFLSVTFNSNKTGWPSGRADIIGDPGAALKNETQWFNPAAYAVPTAYTFGNSAPNSIVGPGSVNWDTALFKMTSITERINLELRGEAFNVLNHANLGNPGTNISVPASVGIITSRNGSRVVQFGARLTF
- a CDS encoding HDIG domain-containing metalloprotein, coding for MRGSRPPSGWVCCALMALSMPLGAGQASANAPPTAAETRALAWKTLTARVSQEKYLSHSLAVEAIMRAMAGKRDDLDLWGLAGLLHDVDIATTAGDPTRHGVDGAQTLRRLGFSEAVAYAVNAHDDRAGVARISRMDHALFCADQSYWLLRAAAPAFPSAEFNAAKPDDLWEKARALPSKQPMIGVISAECEKATFSMTAVFAMVHEVLKQAPLRSPL